In the genome of Populus alba chromosome 11, ASM523922v2, whole genome shotgun sequence, one region contains:
- the LOC118031402 gene encoding uncharacterized protein, whose product MDPCPFVRITVGNLALKIPVASKPARSVVHPSSSPCFCKIKLKNFPLQTAVIPYIPPDNTQFPEGQHQTLAATFHLCKSDLDRLVTKSIFTNKLHVKISIYTGRRGNTCGVNSGRLLGKVSVPLDLAGTESRGVVFHNGWISVGKECLKGSSAQFHLNVRAEPDPRFVFQFDGEPECSPQVFQIQGNIRQPVFTCKFSLRTTTGDRNQRSRSLQGEPNSSRSWLSSFGSERERPLKERKGWSITVHDLSGSPVAAASMVTPFVPSPGSDRVSRSNPGSWLILRPGDGTWKPWGRLEAWRERGSSDGLGYRFELIPDTKGSMSAASIVLAESTLSSHKGGKFVIDLGAGSNGRATSPVGSPRGSGDYGHGLWPYCMYRGFVMSASVDGEGKCSKPGVEVSVQHVNCTEDAAAFVALSAAVDLSMDACQLFSQRLRKELCQDQDLLG is encoded by the exons ATGGATCCCTGCCCTTTCGTGCGCATAACTGTAGGAAATCTCGCTCTTAAAATCCCCGTCGCTTCGAAACCTGCACGCTCTGTCGTTCACCCTTCATCCTCGCCCTGCTTTTGCAAAATCAAACTCAAGAACTTCCCTCTTCAAACGGCCGTCATTCCCTACATTCCACCAGACAACACCCAATTTCCTGAAGGCCAGCACCAAACTCTAGCTGCCACTTTCCACCTATGCAAGTCCGATCTCGACCGGCTCGTTACCAAATCTATTTTCACTAACAAGCTCCACGTCAAAATCTCTATCTACACTGGCCGCCGCGGCAACACTTGTGGAGTGAACTCAGGGAGGTTGTTAGGGAAAGTCTCAGTACCTCTGGATCTTGCGGGAACGGAATCTAGAGGGGTTGTGTTTCATAATGGATGGATTTCTGTTGGAAAAGAGTGTCTTAAAGGTTCCTCCGCTCAATTTCATTTGAATGTCAGAGCTGAGCCTGATCCAAGGTTCGTGTTTCAATTTGATGGAGAACCTGAGTGCAGTCCCCAAGTGTTTCAGATCCAAGGCAATATTAGGCAGCCAGTTTTTACTTGTAAATTCAGCTTAAGAACCACCACCGGTGACCGCAATCAGAGATCCAG ATCATTGCAAGGGGAGCCCAACAGCTCAAGGAGCTGGCTAAGCTCTTTTGGGAGCGAAAGAGAGAGACCTCTAAAAGAACGAAAAGGCTGGTCAATAACAGTCCACGACTTATCTGGCTCACCAGTAGCCGCAGCTTCAATGGTTACTCCATTTGTCCCCTCACCCGGTTCGGACAGGGTTAGCCGCTCCAACCCTGGCTCGTGGCTCATCCTCCGCCCCGGAGACGGTACCTGGAAACCCTGGGGTCGGCTCGAGGCTTGGCGCGAGCGAGGGTCGTCTGATGGGCTTGGCTACCGTTTTGAACTAATCCCTGATACAAAGGGTAGCATGAGCGCAGCCAGTATTGTATTAGCAGAGAGCACACTAAGTTCGCACAAAGGAGGCAAGTTTGTAATTGATTTAGGAGCTGGCTCAAACGGACGAGCCACGTCCCCTGTGGGCAGCCCAAGGGGTAGTGGCGATTACGGCCATGGATTGTGGCCTTATTGCATGTACAGAGGGTTTGTTATGTCAGCTAGCGTGGACGGAGAAGGAAAGTGCAGCAAACCTGGCGTGGAAGTGAGTGTGCAGCACGTGAACTGTACTGAAGATGCAGCTGCTTTCGTGGCATTATCAGCAGCCGTTGATCTGAGTATGGATGCTTGTCAGCTTTTCTCACAACGGCTAAGAAAGGAGCTGTGTCAAGATCAGGATTTGCTTGGCTGA
- the LOC118031401 gene encoding ergosterol biosynthetic protein 28, whose amino-acid sequence MKALGWWLMLVGSLRLASVWFGFFDIWALRLAVFSDTTMTEVHGRTFGVWTLLTCTLCFLCAFNLDNKPLYLATFLSFIYAFGHFLTEYLIYQTMAIANLTTVSIFAGTSIVWMLIQWNAHQKSHPKHS is encoded by the exons ATGAAAGCATTAGGATGGTGGCTGATGCTGGTGGGCTCGCTTCGATTAGCATCTGTTTGGTTCGGTTTCTTCGACATTTGGGCTCTCAGGCTGGCTGTTTTCTCCGATACAACCA TGACTGAAGTTCATGGAAGAACATTTGGAGTTTGGACACTATTGACTTGCACTCTTTGCTTTCTTTGTGCATTCAATCTTGATAACAAGCCACTTTATTTGGCCACCTTTTTATCGTTCATCTATGCCTTTGGGCATTTCTTGACTGAATACCTCATATATCAGACGATGGCCATTGCAAACTTGACTACCGTGAGCATCTTTGCAG GTACATCAATAGTGTGGATGCTTATTCAGTGGAACGCGCACCAAAAGAGCCATCCAAAGCATTCATGA
- the LOC118031405 gene encoding large ribosomal subunit protein cL38 has protein sequence MSVSSISGSPILLAPKPSTTPSFKPVNGEFKTVPIGTGFGHGGMSIECSSRPQKKATAHHRKTRPRKSQPWDIKRKRTVYAPLPPLPPDWTLVSSSGDGDGDGDGADLPSTTAVEAPVTSG, from the coding sequence atgtcagTCTCTTCCATATCTGGCTCTCCAATTCTGTTGGCACCCAAACCCTCGACTACACCGTCTTTCAAGCCTGTCAATGGCGAGTTCAAAACGGTCCCAATAGGCACTGGTTTTGGTCATGGTGGGATGTCGATAGAGTGTTCTTCAAGGCCACAGAAGAAGGCAACTGCACATCACAGGAAAACAAGGCCAAGAAAGAGTCAACCATGGGACATAAAGCGCAAGCGCACTGTTTATGCTCCTTTACCTCCCCTACCTCCTGATTGGactcttgtttcttcttctgGTGACGGTGACGGTGACGGTGACGGAGCTGATTTGCCTTCTACTACTGCAGTAGAGGCACCGGTTACAAGTGGGTAG